A stretch of the Synechocystis sp. PCC 7338 genome encodes the following:
- the sufR gene encoding iron-sulfur cluster biosynthesis transcriptional regulator SufR, protein MTISSSHSTKEDILRYLLKEGQGSAIAMAEELGISPQAMRKHLKDLESDGLIEHQQERQGMGRPQFLYQLSKQGREQFPQRYGEFALSFIDSLVETVGEEQLGAVLKKQWQRKAEAYRQQIGQGSLAKRVHKLVELRRQEGYMAELHPLSVEQSEKFILSEHHCAIADVAESYPTVCGHELEMFAAILPDCAIERTHWLNDGEHTCGYLIESKVLD, encoded by the coding sequence ATGACCATCAGTTCTTCCCACTCCACCAAAGAAGATATTCTGCGCTATCTCCTCAAAGAAGGGCAAGGATCGGCGATCGCCATGGCGGAAGAGTTGGGCATTAGTCCCCAGGCCATGCGTAAGCACCTAAAAGATTTGGAAAGTGATGGCTTAATTGAGCATCAACAGGAAAGACAGGGCATGGGCAGACCCCAATTCCTCTACCAACTAAGCAAGCAGGGACGGGAACAATTTCCCCAACGTTACGGAGAATTTGCCCTTTCTTTTATCGACTCCCTGGTGGAAACAGTGGGGGAAGAGCAGTTGGGGGCAGTGTTGAAAAAACAATGGCAACGGAAAGCGGAAGCCTACCGTCAACAAATTGGCCAGGGTTCCTTGGCCAAAAGGGTACATAAACTGGTGGAGCTACGGCGTCAGGAAGGTTATATGGCGGAACTCCATCCCCTCTCGGTGGAGCAGTCGGAAAAATTCATTTTGTCTGAGCATCACTGTGCGATCGCTGACGTGGCCGAATCCTATCCCACCGTTTGTGGTCATGAGTTGGAAATGTTTGCCGCTATTCTGCCGGACTGTGCCATCGAAAGAACCCATTGGCTCAATGACGGGGAACACACCTGTGGCTATTTGATCGAGTCTAAAGTCCTGGATTAA
- the sufC gene encoding Fe-S cluster assembly ATPase SufC produces the protein MSQTVLSIKNLAASVDGNQILKGVNLEIKAGEVHAIMGRNGSGKSTLSKVITGHPDYEITDGEVIYQGQDLSALEPHERALAGIFLAFQYPLEIPGVSNLDFLRIAYNAKRKHLGLEELDTFDFEDLIQEKLDVVKMNPAFLERSLNEGFSGGEKKRNEILQMAILEPTLSILDEIDSGLDIDALRIVSEGVNFLKNPDNATLVITHYQRLLNYIVPDHIHVMYDGKIVMSGGKELALELEDKGYDFLDEQVLAAI, from the coding sequence ATGAGCCAGACTGTTCTTTCCATTAAAAATTTGGCTGCCTCCGTTGATGGAAATCAAATTCTCAAGGGAGTTAACTTAGAAATTAAAGCAGGGGAAGTCCACGCCATCATGGGGCGCAACGGTTCCGGCAAAAGTACCCTTTCCAAGGTAATTACTGGGCATCCCGACTATGAAATCACCGACGGTGAAGTTATTTATCAAGGGCAAGATTTGTCGGCCTTAGAACCCCACGAAAGGGCTTTGGCTGGTATTTTTCTTGCCTTTCAATATCCTTTGGAAATTCCCGGCGTCAGTAATTTAGATTTTCTCCGCATTGCCTATAACGCCAAACGTAAACATTTGGGTTTGGAAGAATTAGACACTTTTGACTTTGAAGACCTAATCCAAGAAAAATTGGATGTGGTGAAAATGAATCCTGCTTTTCTGGAACGCAGTTTAAATGAAGGGTTTTCCGGAGGAGAAAAGAAGCGTAATGAAATTTTGCAGATGGCTATCCTGGAGCCGACCCTATCCATTTTGGATGAAATCGATTCCGGCCTAGATATTGATGCACTCCGCATTGTTTCTGAGGGGGTCAACTTTCTTAAAAATCCTGATAATGCCACCCTGGTTATTACCCATTATCAACGGTTGCTCAATTACATTGTTCCCGACCACATCCATGTAATGTATGACGGTAAAATTGTCATGAGTGGAGGCAAGGAATTAGCCCTAGAATTAGAAGATAAAGGCTACGATTTCCTTGATGAACAGGTTTTAGCTGCCATTTAA
- the sufD gene encoding Fe-S cluster assembly protein SufD: MTAAILANALIQKVHQTEIDQQLQALKRQAMAPETMDSILVEKQQGAANVLDGLRLPQKRDEEWQFTDLTELKAVDFVPPSKVNLDVAAAENFYLPELSQSRLVFVNGFFAAELSNTDGLPATITCQPWTNLSSHQREKLANYLGKQTDGKEVFSNLNTVGLKDSAVVWIPSNVELAPPIHCLFLTVVDPTPILVQPRLLVVVEDNAKLVIAESYGAISTNCTDRPQQQPYFNNIVSEIYVGENAQVTHIRNQRDSGDSFHIATTAIAQEKQSRYQLIDVNLGAKLSRHNLAMTQQGEATETEFLALTTLAGRQVSDTHSSMALNYLHGVTNQLHKCIVDEYSQAVFSGKVLVPQAAQLTNAQQLNRNLVLSPKARINTKPELQITADNVKCSHGATISQLEADEVFYLRSRGLNDYDARHLLIDAFAGEILDQILLPSLQGRLRQCISCRTI, encoded by the coding sequence ATGACCGCCGCCATTCTAGCCAATGCCCTAATTCAAAAAGTTCACCAGACAGAAATAGATCAACAGCTACAAGCCCTCAAGCGGCAAGCTATGGCCCCGGAGACTATGGACTCCATTTTGGTGGAAAAACAACAAGGTGCAGCTAATGTGTTGGATGGTTTACGGTTGCCCCAGAAGCGGGATGAAGAATGGCAATTTACGGATCTAACTGAGCTCAAAGCAGTTGATTTTGTGCCCCCCAGCAAAGTTAACCTCGACGTAGCGGCGGCGGAAAATTTCTATTTACCAGAACTAAGTCAAAGTCGCCTGGTATTTGTCAATGGCTTTTTTGCGGCGGAATTGTCCAATACCGATGGTTTGCCTGCCACCATTACCTGTCAACCTTGGACTAATCTGTCCTCACATCAAAGGGAAAAGTTGGCTAATTATTTAGGCAAACAAACAGATGGCAAGGAAGTTTTTAGTAACCTTAACACTGTCGGACTAAAGGATAGTGCGGTAGTTTGGATTCCCAGCAATGTGGAACTAGCACCCCCTATCCACTGTTTATTTTTAACGGTGGTTGATCCCACCCCCATCTTGGTACAACCCCGATTATTAGTAGTAGTTGAAGATAATGCCAAATTAGTTATAGCCGAATCCTACGGAGCTATTAGCACAAACTGCACTGATCGCCCGCAGCAACAACCCTACTTTAACAACATCGTTAGCGAAATTTACGTAGGGGAAAATGCCCAGGTCACCCATATCCGTAACCAACGAGATTCCGGTGATAGCTTCCACATTGCCACCACGGCGATCGCCCAGGAAAAACAAAGTCGTTACCAATTAATTGATGTTAATTTGGGGGCAAAACTATCCCGCCATAATTTGGCCATGACCCAACAGGGAGAAGCCACGGAGACCGAATTTTTGGCCTTGACTACCCTAGCCGGCCGGCAGGTGAGCGACACCCATAGTAGTATGGCTTTAAATTATCTCCATGGGGTGACCAATCAACTCCATAAATGTATTGTGGATGAATATTCCCAGGCAGTTTTCAGCGGCAAAGTTTTAGTGCCCCAGGCGGCCCAACTAACCAATGCTCAACAATTAAATCGTAACTTAGTACTGTCCCCCAAGGCTCGCATCAATACAAAACCAGAGCTACAAATCACCGCCGATAACGTTAAATGTTCCCACGGTGCCACCATCAGTCAATTGGAAGCCGACGAAGTTTTTTATCTCCGCAGTCGAGGCTTAAATGATTACGATGCCCGCCATTTGTTAATTGATGCCTTTGCTGGAGAAATTCTGGATCAAATTCTCTTACCCTCTTTGCAAGGACGTCTGCGGCAATGCATTTCCTGTCGGACTATTTAG
- the sufB gene encoding Fe-S cluster assembly protein SufB → MSSTTVKNLVNQPYKYGFITDIEADAIPRGLSEDVVRLISAKKNEPEFMLDFRLRAYRHWLTMAEPTWPAVSYPSIDYQNIIYYSAPKQSKKKLESLDEVDPALLETFEKLGIPLSEQKRLSNVAVDAIFDSVSIGTTFKEKLAEDGVIFCSISEALQEYPDLVQKYLGSVVPTADNFFAALNAAVFSDGSFVFIPKGVKCPMELSTYFRINNGDTGQFERTLIIAEEGASVSYLEGCTAPMYDSNQLHAAVVELVALDNADIKYSTVQNWYAGDENGKGGIYNFVTKRGLCKGVNSKISWTQVETGSAITWKYPSCVLVGDNSVGEFYSIALTNNKQQADTGTKMIHIGKNTRSTIISKGISAGNSANSYRGLVKMGPKAQGARNYSQCDSMLIGDRAAANTFPYIQVDNNTAKVEHEASTSKIGEDQLFYFAQRGISEEDAVSMLVSGFCKDVLNELPMEFAAEADKLLSLKLEGTVG, encoded by the coding sequence ATGAGTTCCACCACCGTTAAAAACCTGGTCAACCAACCCTACAAATATGGCTTTATCACCGACATTGAAGCGGATGCTATCCCCCGTGGTCTGAGTGAAGACGTGGTGCGACTCATTTCTGCTAAGAAGAATGAGCCAGAATTCATGTTGGATTTTCGCCTGCGGGCCTACCGTCATTGGTTGACCATGGCGGAACCCACTTGGCCAGCGGTGAGCTATCCCTCCATTGATTACCAAAATATTATTTACTACTCCGCCCCTAAGCAAAGTAAGAAAAAACTAGAAAGCTTAGACGAGGTGGACCCCGCTTTGTTGGAAACTTTTGAGAAGTTGGGCATTCCCCTATCGGAGCAAAAACGTTTAAGTAACGTGGCGGTGGATGCCATTTTTGACAGTGTTTCCATTGGAACAACTTTTAAGGAAAAGCTAGCGGAAGATGGGGTAATTTTCTGTTCCATTTCTGAAGCATTACAGGAGTACCCTGATCTGGTGCAGAAATATTTGGGCAGTGTGGTACCCACCGCCGATAATTTCTTTGCCGCCTTAAATGCCGCTGTATTTAGTGATGGCTCCTTTGTCTTTATTCCCAAAGGCGTGAAATGTCCCATGGAATTATCCACCTATTTCCGCATTAATAATGGGGATACAGGGCAGTTTGAACGGACATTAATTATTGCCGAAGAAGGGGCTTCCGTTAGCTATTTGGAAGGTTGTACAGCGCCCATGTACGATAGCAACCAACTCCATGCCGCCGTCGTGGAGTTAGTGGCCCTGGATAATGCTGATATTAAGTATTCCACTGTGCAAAACTGGTATGCCGGCGATGAAAACGGCAAAGGGGGAATTTACAACTTTGTGACTAAGCGGGGTCTATGCAAAGGCGTTAATTCAAAGATTTCCTGGACCCAGGTGGAAACTGGTTCTGCCATCACCTGGAAATATCCCAGTTGTGTACTGGTGGGTGATAATTCCGTTGGGGAATTTTATTCCATTGCTTTAACTAACAACAAGCAACAAGCTGATACGGGCACCAAGATGATTCACATCGGCAAAAACACCCGTAGCACCATTATTTCCAAAGGTATTTCTGCTGGTAATTCCGCCAACAGTTATCGGGGTTTGGTGAAAATGGGACCCAAAGCCCAGGGCGCTCGCAATTACTCCCAATGCGATTCCATGCTCATTGGCGATCGGGCGGCGGCTAACACTTTCCCCTACATCCAGGTGGATAATAACACCGCTAAGGTGGAACATGAAGCCTCCACTTCCAAAATTGGTGAGGATCAACTCTTCTACTTTGCCCAACGGGGGATTTCTGAGGAAGATGCAGTGTCCATGCTAGTCAGCGGGTTCTGCAAAGATGTGCTCAACGAACTACCGATGGAGTTTGCGGCGGAAGCCGACAAATTATTGAGCCTCAAACTAGAAGGTACTGTGGGTTAA